One Mus pahari chromosome 10, PAHARI_EIJ_v1.1, whole genome shotgun sequence genomic window, ATCTCCTCCACAAGGCCCCTGGGCCTCTCAGCCACAGGGTGAGGTCCCAAAGCTAAGTAAAAGGCCAGCGGCTGTGGAGGGCTGAAGGTCAGCCTCCAGGGCCATCCGCTTCAAAGCTCTTCCAGTTCAGAAAGTGCCCAGGAACTTCACCCGGAACTCAACCACCCAGGAAGAAGGGTGCACACCAAACTCTGGAGCCTCTTGGGATGCCCCTCTGAGCCTATAGCTGGGGCTAACCCCGCCACATTACCTCTTTGAGGGTGGAGGTGGTCTTCGGGAAAGGCCTGCCACCTGTGAGCGAATGGTATCTCCTCTCAAGCGCAGtcagcttctccttctcctggaGCCCAGAACAGCGGGGGTCAGAGACATGATGGGTCAGAGACACAGGAGGGAAGATCCCTGCGAGGACCCACACCCCACTCTTGTGCtgccatccctccctcccaccccaacaTCGGGACCACCTCTCCCCTCACCCACTCCTAGCACCTCAGGACCCAAGGCCAGCTACCTTTTGCAGTAGCTGCAGGGCAGCATTCTTTTCCCGGGCCAGACGCTCTGACTCCTGTACTGCCTGGGCCCGGATCTGTCCAGCCTGACTGTCCAGTACAGCTAGGCGCTCCTGAGGAAACGGGATGCAATCAGGCCCTGGAGGGACATAACTCAGCCCACAGCCTGATGGAGTCTCCTGTCCAGAGACCCAGGAAGCTGTGAAGGCAACTGCCACTACACTCCCGCCTGGCCTCAGCTCACCCCAGGAGAATTCTGGCCAGGGACATCAATTCCTTCtcttgttcctccctccctccctccctcccccagccagtGACCCTGTATCATCAGGCATGATGAACCCAATCCCCTGGCCCCTATCCCCTCACCCCGTAGCCAATGGCTCCCAAATCCTGGTGACACCAAGTTATCCCTCTGCCCATCCCCGTCACTGCTGGAATCCAGGTTCTCGGCTTCCTGCTCCATTTACCATCTCTCTCACCATCTCTAGACCCACTCCACATTTCTACATGGTCCGAAAATAACCTTTGAACCCTGTCTGCTTGTCTGAATTTCCTAACCATCCTGAAAGGAATTCCATATTACTTGAgtcattttgtttgcttgatttttggttttttggtctTGCTATATAATCCAAACTAGCTTTAAAGTCACACTACAGCCTAGGCTTGCTTTAACACACTCTGCAATCTAGGCTGGACTTCATCTGTCCCTGGAGTGTAGGCAAGTCTTGAACTCacggcaatcctcttgcctcagcctcctgcgtTCTGAATTACCACGCCCCAGTTTTCCATTGGTTCTGAGACCAGGTCTCACACACCCCGGGCTGGCCGTGGCTCCTGGGCTCGGGCACTCTTCTTGCCTCAGTCACCAGAGAAACTGGGACATATCCTTAGAACCCCAGTGTGGACCACAACACTGGTTCTTCAGTAACTTACAAGTAAAGCCCTCAACAAGCTGGgaatgcagagatggctcagtggggctCACTGGTTGGTCTTGTGGAAGACCAGGATTCACTCCCAGCACCCGACGTACAGCAGCTTACAacggcctgtaattccagtcccaggggatccaacacacacatggtgcacagacacacatgcagacagaacacccattcagacaaaacaaacaaggagaggaagccaaggaaacaaaacaaacaaataaaaaaaaaaaaaaaacatagcaagGCTTCGATCAGCCCTCTCCTCAAACTCTTTCAGAGGCTCTTCACTACGCACAGGCTAGAACAcaaactccttctccagcacttaAGGGCTCTGAGAACCCATTGCCCGCCTGCTTGTCCCTCCAGGCACCTAGCTTCACTCTGCTGTAAGCTCAACTGTGCCACTGTAGACTTGTAGTCTATCACCCTGTTGGGATGAGGGCCATCCCAGTCTTTCCCACTACTCCAAGGCTCCTCCTCCAAGGCCAGGCAGGCTGAATGCCGCCTCCTTGATCCTGCCCGTGCATTCACATTAGTTTATATCCATCTACCTCATCATACTGTGATCtgtgaccctgtctccaaattaGCCCCGCCCTCTCTCTAAGATCAGGGGCAGGACCAGTGTCATTCCTGTCTCCAGAACCCCAACAGGGCTTTAGCACAGGACTTGGCTCAACAACCGCGtgctaaaagaaaatgaaaatatttctgagaGGAAAAGATGAGAGCTAGGCAAAACATGTTGGATTAATCTCAGGAGGTCTTCGACCATCACTTAGGAGCAGCACACGGGAGGGGGAGGCACGAAGAAGGAAGCTATCCTAAACCTGGGCCTTAGCCCACGCAACAACCGGCAACAGCAGACAGGAATCCTTACAGCAGCCGCCACAGCTTACTTGGAATGTAGGAGGGCTGGAAGTGCTGCTGAGTGTTTTATCTGTCACTTCATCTAACCTTATGCGGTGGGTGCTTTTACGGCTGTTTTAGAGAGGAGAACACTGACATGTTTAGGAGCTAAGATTTGCTGGGTAGTAGTGGTGGGCTTAGGACTAGAACCTGGGGCTGAGAAAGCTGTAGGGCAGCTTTCTCAACGGCTCTGAACCACAGTGGACAGACACTCTACAGAAGTCAGAGCTTGAGGGGACTTCTGCAGGGACAGGGGCTGGACAAAGCTCAGCAGTATAGGAAAGAATGtcacaatgcacatacacatttgtacacatacacgtgtgcgcacacacacacacacacacacacacacacacacacacgcacacatgcatacacactccaGGCGTTAAGAGCCTGAGCTGGCTTCCCAGCCCTAGGCTGGGCACAAAGAGACAGAGTTCCTGGACCCTCCCGAACCTCTAGGGAATCAGCTGATCTGGGTCTCCCGGTTGTATCCTCTCCaagcgaggaggaggaggaggaggaggaggaacagtgaAGAAATGCTAAACCAGATCGCATCTTGCACAGCAGAAATGCCTTGGGCTTTGCAGTCTAGCGAAGTCTAGCAGGCTTGGGTTCCTACCCTGACTCTGAGGCTTGTATGATAAAAGGCTCTGTGCAAACAAGTAGTTTCTGAGTCCTAGGTACTCATCTATAAAACTAGGCAATACCCTAAGAACAACACAAGAAAACTCAGGGACCGGTCCTAGGAGGATCTGCCCCATGAGCCTGGGACACTCGagttttcttcccttcctgtgtcTTCTATCAGGACAATgagtgcatttaaaaaatatatctacttactttattttacatgtatttgtgtgcatgtgtatctgtgttctgTGTACCATACAGCCAGAGGTGGTCAgaaaaggtgttggatcccctggaaccggGGTTAGAGATTATTGTGAACCACCCAGTGGATGATGGGAATCAAATgtgggtcctttggaaaagccCCCAGTGCTCGTAActaccatctctccagtccccaagggCACATTTTTTTATGGCAGAACAGCTCAGGAAAGGAAACAGGGATCTGAATGTATGACACCTGGTGGCTCCATTTTACCATCGAGCcccaggctggccagcaagtccccaTCTCCCATTTGAACCCTACTGCCCAGACGTTGCTCTCCTTATCTTCCACATACACTATAGCCAGGAAACTGCACGTTATATGGGCCTTGGTGTCAGCCACAGACTCTGGCATCACCTAAGCCACGCCCCTAACCCTTTCCTGCTTCTCGCTGCTAACACATGGCCCATCTTCTGTCACTGTCTACAGCTTTAGCAAATCAGAGCTGACCAGGGAAAATGCTCCATCTTTTCTCTTTGCATACAGTCTGAGTGGGACCAAAGCAGGAACCCAAGTGGATACTCATCCAGGCTAGGCATCCAGATCTTAGGTCTCTGTGTGCATCCCAGAACCTCCAACAGCTCTAGCAGGGCACGGacagagatggagctgagagagCTATAGCTGAATGGCAAATATGTGCTTATTAGCATACAGAAAGCTCTGAGATGGAACTCCAACACTGTAAGAAGACATTCAAGGACAGTAGCAAGGCACCTCAGCTGCAGACTCCTCCTCCACACTCTTTTTCCTGGACAAACTACTAAGAGCTCCCAGCATGAGCAATTACACTTTCCCCTGAGAGACTGCGGGGAGCCATGGTTTAGTAAAACTAACTCTCCTTGCTGAGCCACCTCGTCATCCATTCTTCTGCCTTTCCACATTCATTTCACACCAGCCCTATAGTTCTCATTCTTACTGACAGTCACTAAGTAACAGAGAGGCAAAAAGGTGTCTTTTGTGTCGTTCACAGCCTGTGACTCAACCCCAGGTCACTAGCCTCCATCCTGCACCCAGGCTATGCCAAGAGTGAGCAGTGCGCACCTTCCTCTTGCTCACGCTGCGCAGCAACTCAGCCTTGCTCCGCAGCAGCCCTTGGCCAGCCAGTTCCCGCTCCTCCTCCACGCGACTCTCCCGCTCCAGCTGCTGGAACTCCAGGTCCTCAAAGAGCTTTGTCTCAGTCTCTAGAGCGTCTGCCTCCTTCAACGACAGTGACATCGTGTTTGGGTGTGGGGATGCTCTACAACGCCACTCTGGGCCAGGAAGGTCAGGCCACAGAGCCAGGAGTTAGGTGGGGCTGAACCCGGGGAAACTGGGGAAGGAACCGGTCCCGCCGCCCAACTCCCTCTACTTTTTTGGCTGAGCCCTTTTCGCGGGACCGATATCCCGGTCTGGAGCGCTGATCCCCACCCAACCTTGCCGGTCCCCTTCCAAGCCTCTGCACCGACCCTGTTGTCCGGCAAGTACTGCAGGGGCCAGGTGGTCCTGGCCCACCGCTCTCCTATCTTCGGTCTGGGCCGTGGCCCACgggggccgggggagggggcTGGTGGAACTGACCCTTCTCAGCTGCTCCTGTAACTGTTCCCGCACTGACTCGGGGCAGTTATCGAGCTGCGTCTGGAGCTCGGCGTAGAGCGCCTGGCGGGCCTCCAGGTGCCTCCGTCCCGCGGCCAGCTCCGCCCTCTCCTGGTCggcgggaggggagggaggcggggcacaggggagagagaacacacactcCTCAACTCCGGCCCGGCGCGGGGGGCAGGGGCGAGCACAGGGGTACACCGGGAGTGGGGGGGGCAAGCAGCGAGACGGAAGAGAGCAGGAGAAGCAGAGGTTTAAGACGGGACTTGGGCAACGGACGGTGTAACAAAGGCAGAggtgtgggggcagggtggaAATGTTGGTCCCTTTAGATGTGTTTAGGAAGATCCTAAGACAGGACCTTCCGGTTCCGCTCCAAACTAAAGTTAAAGCTGATGCAACAAGGCAAGTACCGAGCCTCGAGTTCTATCACTGTTCCGAGACCAAAATTTAACCCTGGGGGAAATGGGGATGGTGGGAAGAGTTAAATACAGGATTGGGGAGTAAACGTGGAGCTAAAGTTGTTAGAGTTACAGCGGTGCAGCAAGGGGACCCCAGCCCAACCCCCAtggcctccctcccctcctgcccagggtgggggtggggtgccagCAAAGCAGGCTGAACTTCAGTAGGAATGAGGGTTGCAATTAGTTCGGCCTGTTGCCATGGTAATAGGAGCCCCAGGAGTGGATACAGGGAGGAGGTGGATGGCTCTGTCTGGGGTGAGATGACACCTCTGAGGGCGGAAAGGGGGACGAGGGAGGAGTTGGTGAGTCACCCCTCTGAAGGACAGGCAGAGGAGAAACTGTGATTACTGATTCCAAAGCCAGAGTGGGGCCATGGGCTGGAAGCTGGGCGGGAAAGTCAAGAGAACCTTCCCAACACCAccatcagcatcagcaccaccaccaccaacaaccagTTCACCATGATGCCTCAAACACCTGGACCGGAGGGAAGGCAAAGTCCAGGCCGGGGAGCAATCTCAGCTAAGTGAGGCTAGCCAAGCTGCTTGTGGAATGCCTTACCCCTATGCTGCACCCGCCAGTTCACCCACCCATCCTGGAGGGAAGGCCTTGGTCAAGCCAGTCCTGAAGTCTAGACGGTACTGCCTCTAAGTTATCCTGTGTTCTAGGTGGCCTCCAGGAGTAGAGTTAGGGAAAGGGACATCTGAATTCAGGGATGCAAGAATGGGTAGCCAGCCACTCAGAAAGGCCCTGTCCAAGCTCTCCAAGACTGTGCCCACATCTGGACCTCCTTATTATTCAGCTCCGGAGGGCTAAGCAGGAGGGACAAACAGCTCATTGCACCTCCAACCCCTGCCTGGCAGTAAGCAGCCAACATTCTGGAGGCAAAGCCCAGACCTTTCCAGTAGGAGGCGCTGTTTAGGCAGAGCATCTCCTTGGTCATGCACATCTCCCtgcaaaattctctctctctctctctctctctctctcttctcctgtcaGTGTTCCACTAAGCAAAATTTAGCTGTGCCTTCCTGCCAGTTCCCTTCTGATAATGGGGACCCACACCAAGAAAAGGAGGCAACATTAGAGGGGAGAGGCCAAGGGCACAAAGGCACCCATGGGGTTAGTAAAGCTGGCATGAGTCAGCCCTGCCTGGGCGGCCTGGCAGTTAGGGGCATGCGAAGAGCCCAGGACAGTGATTAGAGGGGGCATTAGTGCAGGCCTGGTCGGCAAGCATGGGGTTAATCTGGCACAGAATCTGGGAGTGTGGTTTTGGGGGCCAGAGCCAAagctccatgaaaaaaaaaaagggggggggagcaaCGAATTTTTAAGATCCTCAAAATTGAGAACAAGAGGAAGATAAGTCTCAAAAATAATCCAGAAGGAAAATTAAACCTCCTAGAAAAATACTGTCAAATCCAGAAATAGATGAACCCTCTCCACTTCAGGGCTTTTGGCACACCGTTGGGACATCTTGGGCATGGCTGGCACAACCCCCGGGGGACGGAGCAGCCCTTGAAGACTGGTACTCAATCTGAAAGGGTCAGGGTCAGGGCTGGGACCGTCTGGGATGGGAGGCTGCAGATCCTGATGATAGGAAACAGAGGCCTGTGGGCCATCTCCCAAAGACCACACCCTAAGCACCTGAGGCATGCTGGAGGGAGCTTTCTCCTCATGGTGGGCTCCAAACCCGAGTCATGCCCCCCGCCCCAGCAGCACCAGTCCTTCAGGCTGTGCTCACTGCCCAAGAAAGGGCTTTGGCACTCCCTAGAAGGACCACGGAGGTTCCAGAACGGCAGGCACCCAGGCAACCAGAGGCAGCACAGAGATCTAGACCACAAACACCAGCCCAGTCCCCTGGCAGTACCATCCAAGCTTGTATCTTCCACAGAGAACAAGGCCCCCTGTCCCTAGAGGGCTAGAGAGACCACCCGGATTGCAGGACGGATGCCGAGGGATGTGCATCGCCAGGGAAGGGGTACCGCCTTCCTTCTGGGCCACTGGTAGTCAGGTATGGGTTACCTTGTCCCTCTCCTTCTGGATGCCTGTCTCCAAGGCCACCAACTTCTCCTGCAGCTGGTCCACCGCCCTTTGTTCCTTCTGCAGGGACGCTCGCTCTGCCTCCCGCTCCCCCTGCAGCAGTGCTCTCTCCATCTCAGCCTAGACGCAGGTATCAGCATCCCCCGTCAAGGCGGGGACGGAAGGGTGGGGCCCCATCCCAGGGCCTGCACACCTCCCAGCCAGGTCACCTCGCGCGCTGCCTcctgcagctgctgctccagctcctTCACTCTGATCTTCAGCTGTTCTACTCGCCCCAGCACCTGAGCCCGCTCCTCTTCCACAGCCAGCGCCTCTCCTTGGTGCTTCCCGCCAGGAGCGTCTTCATgctggaggggaggagggcacCATGGGAGAAGTCTAGAACCTTCCAGGATCCGACTAAGAGGGCGGATTACACGCTCCTCAAAGCACTTGGAAAGAGTAACTAGACCAAAACAAGAGGCCACTTTCCTCCCAGTCAGAGAGCTCAGCTATCGGGGAAAGGATTTACCAGAGTGCCAGGGTTGGGTGGGGCTCAGAGGAAAAACAGGTCATAAAGCACATTTATAGCTTGGGAAAGTCATGGtcacctcctttccctcctgACACCCACAGTTCTTCATTCTGGTCTCACCCAAGCCTTGATCCCTTCACTACCTCCACACCAGCCCCGCCCCGGCCCCCGCCCTGGCCCCCTCACCTCCTGTTGGGTGCTCTCGGTGCTGCTGCATTCCTCTTTGAGATTCTCTTCATCAGAGCGCTCCATGCTCTCCCACAGGCGCTGGGAGGCACCTCCAGACTCCTCCCCGCACCTTCCAGAGACTCCTATGGCTCCTGCCAAGCCTCTTGAGGGCCTCCTGCCTGCCAAGGCCAGCGCTGCCGTGGCCTCTCCAATACTGAGCAGCTCTCCAGTCTCAGGTCCCCCGTCAGCTCGGCTGTACTCAGCACACAGGTTCAGGATGGTCTCCAGGCGCTGGCGTTCCTAGAGACGTCGGACAGAGCAGGCTGTGAGGAGCAGAAGTCTGAGGCCCAGTGCAGCTTGAGCCAGGGCGTGTTGACCCCTAGAAACTCTGGGCTCAGCATCATGACAATGACCTCAACCGTAAGAACGGTGGGAGAGCAGGTGGTGATacacagcacttgagaggtagagactGGCGGATCTCagaatctgaggtcagcctggtctacagagtgagactcagGCCATCCAACCAAAGACTAtatagagagaacctgtcttaaaagaaaaagaaaaaaatctatgggaggtagaggggaaAGAGGGTTCCTCAAAAGCAGGCAAGAGAATGTGGCCATATGCCACCTGTCCATTGGCCGACCCCTCCCATCTCCCTTTTTACTCTCCCTAGGAGGCTTCTTCATAGTCACACAGAGACATCCAAACACACATGGGAACATACAGGGTAAGCAGCCTAAAGATCATAATgaagccaggtggtgatggtgcacacctttaatcccagtactcgggagacagaggtaaggggggatctctgtgagttcaaggccagcttggtctacagagttccaggacagccaaggctacacagaaaaaccaaaaagaccaTAATGAGACACAGAGCTATCGAGTGCTCATATTGACACAGGTACATATACAGGTTCGGGCACAAGGGCACACTGATACATTACTTCTGCcacgcaggcacacacagacactccaTGTGCCCTGGGAGGTACATCAGCACTAACAACAGGTAGGCACACACTACGACACCAGCCCcgacacgcacgcgcgcgcgcacacacacacacatagagataaaCATAGTCTATCTACAGCTGGGTgggcatctgaagacagccagggctggaaaGTGGAGCACAGGCCACAGGACTTGACAGTCCAGAtgcagagagaaaaggcagaggggacactgtctttccagccccacctCAGCTCCAAGTCCCTCAGGATGCTATCCCTTTGCTCCTTAAGGCTGCGGCGCAAGCTGGCCAGCGAGATCGAGAACTCTGTGCTGGCATTCTCTCCTCTCACTACAAATCCCGATGCAGACATGGTCACCTCTCAGGTGCCTAGGACTTGAGGGCACTACGGCAGTCATATTCCTGGTCCCTATCCTGCTCATCCGTTTGTAACACCCAAGCCCTGGCTCTCAAGCCCGGAGCCTTACAGTGCGTTCTGAGGTCTCTGGTCGCCCGTATCTCTCACCATGTACATTTACTTTGGCTTCACCTTCCCATCCCAGAACACTTAcccagcttccttcctgctgcttgcCCAGTTGTGTGGCAAAAGATCCAGGAACCAagcctcagcacccaggaggttgCGCCAATGCCTCACCCCCGCCCTAGGACCCAGATAAGCAgcctggctgaggtgggaggggcagggtgCGGGCGGCCTCTGACTTAAAGTGGCAGGTGGGGCAGGTTGGGGCTGGTGGTGaggtgtgtacctgtgtgtggggatgggggtggggtaccTGTGTGTGGGgacgggggtggggaggctgggcCCAGTGCTTTATTATGTCAGGCTCACCAGCCCTTCCAGGATGAGGATCCCGGGTCACCGATGCACCACAGTGACAAGAAGGTGTAACAAAGAAAGACCAGGAGTCCTGACTCCCACAATTATACCAGCCCATACCCTCACCCCGCCCTGACCAGTGTCTTCCCAGATTCTTCAGACAAACTTCCTCTTCAAACCAACTCCAGGGTACCTGTGTCTCAAAATACCCAGGGCTTATGCTCatgagggaaagggggaaaccCATGCTCTGAGCATGCACACAGCAGCCAATGCCCCTGCAGCTCCCTATGCTATTTGGGGGaatccctgccccctccctgctcAGAGGCCATCTCTAGAACAGCTGCCCAGAACCACACCCAGACTCGGCAGCACCCACATTtatgcatgcagacacatacaaTCAGGGAGACAAACGGGGGGGGGGCTGCCcaccctgcctttccctcctccttaGCACCatgctcgggggggggggggaacccataTGAGCCACAGTCAGTGATTCACGCCCACTTGTTGATGCCAAAGACAAGCGAGAAAGGGGTACCAACGTTTCCCTAAAGAATAAGTCCAAGGTAAAGGTGCCTGAGtgcaagactgatgacctgagtctgaccCCCGAAACCCATGCATAGGGAAAGGAACGAATAACTCCACAAaactgtcctctggtctccacactcaTCACGGcactggcctacacacacacacacacaagtacacacacacacacacacacacacacacaccacacacacacacactcaataaataaaagctttaaaagaagGACTCCTCCCAACCCCAGCCCACATGGGGCATGGTCACAAGCCTGTGTAATGTCTGCTCAGGAGGCAATCAGAAAGATCATGAACTCAAGCTCAACCTGGGTCACACAGTAAGCTCACAGCCACGATGGGTTAcacaactgggaaaaaaaaaaaaaaaaaagagcagaagagaaaaataattctagGGCTGGGGCTATATAGCTCGATGATGGAGTGCTGTTCTGACATGCCAAAGGTCCTAGATTCAAGGCCCCGCACCATCAAAATAAAAGGCCAAATAAATTAATGTCTGGGCCTCAGCCTCAAAACTCGCTTTTCGAACTTAGGGATGCAAGACGCCACCACATGTATGCTTTCCTGAAACACTGCGCTAGGGTAAGCCCTATGAACCTAACtcacacaacaaaacaaatgatctGCCATAGAATAGACGCAAAATTAGCAAGAATCCAAAACCAGGATCTAGAGCCTGAAAGATGGGCTCTACTGGCAAAGCGCccaggacatgagttcaatcctccAGTCACcctagtgctggggaggcagagacagaagaacctGGGGCCTTGCTGTCCAGCCAGTTCAGCTAAACCAGTATGTCTCAGGTTCAACGAGAGActtatctcaagaaacaaaaccgaagagcaactgaggaagacactacCCACTCATCTCTGGCctacgcacacagacacacacctgcacacacatatccaaAACTAAAAAATTTAGAAAGCCTTAGTGATTTCAAAGACAGTTTCTCTCCAGGGTACCAGGATGGTGAGACTTAACCTGGGACACTTAACCTGATGGTTCATCCTGAATCCACCCAGGCCCTGTACATGGTCCCTCCTGTTCTGCCAGCTGGCCTGCCCACACCCTGGCAGAGGCACTGGCTTGTGCAGCGGCAGCCTCCCTGGCATTGGCTCACCAGCCTCTCCATCTCTTGCTCCCGGAGCCGCTCTTGGCGCTGCCGACGGTGGTACTCCAGAAGATCATCCTCGTTATCGCTGATTTCTGTGATGCTATTTTTCCTCTCCCTTGGGATGGGAACCCGCAAGTCCCCGCTAGAAAGCTTCCTCTGAGCACGGGGGCTCTGACGAGGTGAAGCCCCAGTAAGAGAGCCCAGACTGTAGGCTGGGCTCAGCCTGCCACTGAAGCTGCCCTTGCGAGGTGCCAGGGACTCCCCGAGGGTGGGCGAGGGACTCCGAGTCCTGCGACCCCGTGCTCCTAGAGTCAGGGAGAAGTCCTCAGGTGAAGTTCCGTGGGCTGCCCAGCGACGCGGCCTGGGGCTCTCTGCCACTTCCCTGCTTAGCTTGGGATCTGGGGCAGTCCGGGCTGGCAGTGGTGACAGAGCCCTTCGAGACAGAGATGGACTCAACGGGGGCAGTTCCCGCATACTGTCCAGGCCCCTCCGGCCCAGGCGGGGACTCTCAGGTGGCTGGAGGGTACGAGTTGCTGACCCATCTGAAAATGTTCTGCCCACCAGTTGTCGAGAGGGGCTGCTTGTTAGTACCCTCTCCGTGCCTGGGGGCTCACGGAAAGGACTGGGAGGGCGGTCTTGGAGTGTGCCGATCTTGTTTCGGGGAGCAGGCACTGGAGACTGGAACTTTGGGCTGCCAGGAATACTGGCGGGTTGGCTGCGGGCACCGGAAGATGGATATTCACTCAGGCTGATAGCCACCACAGGTAACTGTCCACCTAGCCGGGGACTCTCAGTGGTTCTGCGGGCCTCAGCCAAGACTGTAGCGGCAGGACTGTCCGTCAGAAGACCCCGGAGACCAGGACTGGGAGGTCTCTCATGACCCCCTTTTCTGCCCAGCCGGGGACTGTCAGAGGAGCGGGAACCACTTGGGCGAGACTGTGGAGGTTGCAGAGCCAAATGGTAGCTAGAGGAGCGGGCAGGCACCAGTGGGGGCACAGAGGGTCCTGGCTCCTGCCCACTTGGTGAGTGGCTAGCACAGCTCCCACTGCTGGCCGGTGAGGAAAGCggagagaaggctggagaggtgTTCTCATAGCTGGAGCCCACTGACATGGCACCGGGGCTGGTTGGAGGGGACAACAGGTAGCGCCCGCCGTTAGCCATTGGCGACAACGGGGACGTGGCTGCAGGCTTCTTGCCTGCAGCTCCAGGCTCCTCTAGCACCAGTGAGTCCATGATTTCCTGCAGGTCCTTTTCAATAGAGCTCACCAAGGAACTATGGCTGGCACAGGCTGACGGTGCCCGGGTTGCAGGTTGTGCTGTGTGGTTCCCATTGACCAGGGTGTCTGATTCAGCTGAGGGGGAAACGCAAAGAGGCCTCAAGCTCCGGTTTTTGGCTCTAGGGAGCCGCATTCATGCACAAGCAAGAAAGTACCATCCTACCTCATCGTAGGGCAACGGGGCAGCGAGGGCTCTGGAGGAGCCAGGAGAGCCGAGTTCTGGTACCAACCCACTCTGCCACTGACCTGTTCTGCAGCTTTATCCAAACTCTCTTGCCCTGGGTTCCCCTTCTATAAAGGGAAATGGTATGGCATGGCCTCCCTGGCTCGAACTCTGAATGACTCAGGACAGAGCAACAGTACCAGGTATGTACTTCTAAGTCTAGTCATTTCTAACTCGCTCCAGCAAGACGGTCCTCCTTGCCTTCATTTTCCCCAACTTTCTGTGCCTCTCTTTTAGGAAGATCAAGTAGGCACACTACCAAAGAGATGTGGACCTACTGTGGAGCTGGCCAGACATTCTAAGGCTTCTCAGTCTAAGGGACAGCAAAGCCTTTCAATAAACCAGtcagaggctggggtgggggtggggctccaggGCTGATGACCAGCTTATCCGATCCAACACAAGAGAAGGATCAGCTAACGGCTTGTGCCTGGAAGCCTGGCTGAGGAGCTTCGAGGTTCAGTTCAGTGTCTCCAATTGTTCCATTAAGCCACACCAGCAAGAGCTGGCGTTCGCCTGGCCCTAGCCCCTGTCAACCATCCAGGAGTTCAGAATCCTCAGAACCAATAAACAGCTAAAGGAG contains:
- the Phldb1 gene encoding pleckstrin homology-like domain family B member 1 isoform X7, which translates into the protein MDPLNRSQLGPGCKTQAVVQKGPLDLIETGQGLKVQTDKPHLVSLGSGRLSTAITLLPLEEGRTVIGSAARDISLQGAGLAPEHCYIENLRGTLTLYPCGNACTIDGLPVRQPTRLTQGCMLCLGQSTFLRFNHPAEAKWMKSMIPAGGRAPGPTYNPSSAESDTLVNGNHTAQPATRAPSACASHSSLVSSIEKDLQEIMDSLVLEEPGAAGKKPAATSPLSPMANGGRYLLSPPTSPGAMSVGSSYENTSPAFSPLSSPASSGSCASHSPSGQEPGPSVPPLVPARSSSYHLALQPPQSRPSGSRSSDSPRLGRKGGHERPPSPGLRGLLTDSPAATVLAEARRTTESPRLGGQLPVVAISLSEYPSSGARSQPASIPGSPKFQSPVPAPRNKIGTLQDRPPSPFREPPGTERVLTSSPSRQLVGRTFSDGSATRTLQPPESPRLGRRGLDSMRELPPLSPSLSRRALSPLPARTAPDPKLSREVAESPRPRRWAAHGTSPEDFSLTLGARGRRTRSPSPTLGESLAPRKGSFSGRLSPAYSLGSLTGASPRQSPRAQRKLSSGDLRVPIPRERKNSITEISDNEDDLLEYHRRQRQERLREQEMERLERQRLETILNLCAEYSRADGGPETGELLSIGEATAALALAGRRPSRGLAGAIGVSGRCGEESGGASQRLWESMERSDEENLKEECSSTESTQQEHEDAPGGKHQGEALAVEEERAQVLGRVEQLKIRVKELEQQLQEAAREAEMERALLQGEREAERASLQKEQRAVDQLQEKLVALETGIQKERDKEADALETETKLFEDLEFQQLERESRVEEERELAGQGLLRSKAELLRSVSKRKERLAVLDSQAGQIRAQAVQESERLAREKNAALQLLQKEKEKLTALERRYHSLTGGRPFPKTTSTLKEYVTLEQLRVVWGTPPMPPRPSPGLPSWASASQDLAPITCLPPMLPSSFASITRSSKMEKLLLPAVDLEQWYQELMSGLGTGLAAASPRSSPPPLPAKASRQLQVYRSKMDGDTASPLPRTRSGPLPSSSGSSSSSSQLSVATLGRSPSPKSALLAQNGTSSLPRNLAATLQDIETKRQLALQQKGHQVIEEQRRRLAELKQKAAAEAQCQWDALHGAAPFPAGPSGFPALMHHSILHHLPAGRERGEEGEHAYDTLSLESSDSMETSISTGGNSACSPDNMSSTSGLDMGKIEEMEKMLKEAHAEKSRLMESRVRLTGARRQQVEREMELRRQALEEERRRREQVERRLQSESARRQQLVEKEVKLREKQFSQARPLTRYLPNRKEDFDLKTHIESSGHGVDTCLHVVLSSKVCRGYLIKMGGKIKSWKKRWFVFDRLKRTLSYYVDKHETKLKGVIYFQAIEEVYYDHLRSAAKKRFFHFTMVTESPNPALTFCVKTHDRLYYMVAPSAEAMRIWMDVIVTGAEGYTQFMN